From the Clupea harengus chromosome 15, Ch_v2.0.2, whole genome shotgun sequence genome, one window contains:
- the LOC116223764 gene encoding uncharacterized protein LOC116223764, which yields MLMKQQLLTTLPQGNIPLFDGQVLEYKSFIHSFENMIEQKTDNNRDRLQFLIQYTKGQAQRLVKSCEYMSPDRGYQKAKQLLKENFGNEYKISCAYLEKVQSWTQMKSEDSKMLQDYAMFLRSCCNAMEEMDYMQELDTISSMRSIALKLPFKLKEKWRNKAYELQERHQRRVRILDLVSFIEKQARIAADPVFGDLQDQSTSRAKVRAPTLSQPSKSSGSSYATSIALAQKETKPEPSCPLCSSKHTLDLCKDFSKKMHRDKISFLKTKGICFGCLSAGHISKECKKRLTCQVCKKTHPSVLHIGINDSTAKEAEKPSGVLGSASAELCGHIGAGDQECALSIVPVKVKAAKGSQVLQVYALLDPGSSATFCSEELMTRLNLKGRRTQILLRTMNQENSVPTHVVSGIEVSALDSDNFSPLPDTFTQKKMPVTTNNIPRQSDLAQWAYLSEVKIPSISAKVELLIGTNAPTLIEPWEVVNSQSGGPYAARTLLGWVVNGPLRSETGSAKSVTVNKISVARLEELLISQYNQDFSEVASEETTEVSIEDKGFLKMANEAVLNDGHYNLKLPFRKADVCMPNNRQIAEQRLQSLRRKMEKDEQYKQEYVAFFNDIFESNYAEEVPQEELAQSTGKVWYLPHHGVYHPKKKKLRVVFDCAASYQGVSLNTELLQGPDLTNSLIGVIMRFRKEPVAIMSDIKSMFHQVRVARSDVNYLRFLWWPKGETSQAPKEHRMLVHIFGAVSSPSIASFALRKTAADNECCFPPQVAETVRHNFYVDDCAKSVAKESDAIQLVKDVTALCSKGGFQLTQWVSNNRAVLASIPKEHRAKEIKTLDLDKDSLPIERALGLQWCVDSDRFQFNINLSQKPHTRRGILSVVSSIFDPLGFLAPLILPAKQLLQELCQRGFGWDEPLPQTVSEKWMEWTNSLDRIKGFSVPRCLKPKGYGMTSHAELHHFADASESGYGSVSYIRQLNQQDVIHVTLVLGKSRVLPLKNITVPRLELAAAALLVKVDRMLRGELHLDLKPSCFWTDSQTVLKYIANDRARYKTYVANRVSLIRDNTDLSQWRYVSSKDNPADDSSRGLNAGRFMEQRRWIHAPEFLWNTKESWPEEEVLDSVSQDDPEVRKSATVLAAVVNPATPTDQLISFFSDWRRLLKAVAWFIRLKKMLMLIVKRGMEQPSSQVSTRSSRKKVRIQIEAIRTYLGGQLLTVEDLAEAERSVVTYTQGQAFGAEIATLEMIPPRVHKGSKICRLDPVLDEGILRVGGRLHKSAMPEETKHPCILPKDSHISILLLRHIHERCGHNGRNHMLSELRKKYWILKGNSVARKVLSKCVMCRRSRGKASEQKMADLPLERILPDLPPFTNVGLDYFGPFEVKRGRTAIKRFVCRRGQVKHIRSDNGTNLVGAHGELKKALKSLNERKIQDALLPDGIEWSFNPPSASHHGGAWERLIRSVRQVLNSTLHQQSIDDEGLQTLFCEVEAILNNRPLCTVSSDPHDLEPLTPNHILLLKAKPILPPGTFLKSDIYARRRWKQVQYMADLFWQRWTKEYLLLLQERQKWTSLKRNLSVGDIVLVVDPTAPRGSWPLGRVLETKPDARGLVRSVKLKTKTSVLERPITKLCQILESEE from the exons ATGCTCATGAAACAGCAACTTCTGACTACACTACCTCAAGGAAATATCCCACTCTTTGACGGACAAGTTCTAGAGTACAAATCATTCATTCACTCGTTTGAAAACATGATTGAACAGAAAACAGATAACAATAGAGACCGGTTACAATTTCTTATTCAGTATACTAAGGGCCAGGCACAAAGACTAGTCAAAAGTTGTGAGTACATGTCCCCAGATAGAGGCTATCAGAAAGCAAAGCAGTTACTGAAGGAAAACTTTGGAAATGAATACAAGATATCTTGTGCATACTTGGAAAAGGTCCAATCCTGGACTCAAATGAAATCTGAGGATTCCAAAATGCTGCAGGATTATGCCATGTTTCTCAGGAGCTGCTGCAACGCTATGGAGGAAATGGACTACATGCAGGAACTGGACACCATATCCAGCATGAGAAGCATTGCCCTCAAGTTGCCATTCAAGCTCAAAGAGAAATGGCGTAACAAGGCTTATGAACTCCAAGAACGGCACCAGCGTAGGGTAAGAATTTTAGATCTTGTCTCTTTCATTGAAAAGCAAGCCCGTATAGCAGCTGATCCAGTTTTTGGTGACCTTCAAGACCAGTCAACTAGTAGAGCTAAGGTTAGAGCCCCTACTCTGTCACAGCCCTCAAAGTCATCTGGCAGTAGCTATGCCACTAGTATTGCTCTTGCCCAAAaagagacaaagcctgaaccaTCTTGCCCCCTCTGTAGCTCAAAGCACACATTGGACTTGTGCAAAGACTTCTCAAAGAAAATGCATAGAGACAAGATCAGTTTCTTAAAGACCAAGGGCATATGCTTTGGATGTCTCTCCGCAGGCCACATTAGTAAAGAGTGCAAAAAGCGACTCACATGTCAAGTTTGCAAGAAAACTCACCCAAGCGTCTTGCATATTGGGATTAACGACAGCACAGCTAAAGAAGCAGAAAAACCCTCTGGTGTTTTAGGCAGTGCATCAGCAGAGTTATGTGGTCATATAGGGGCCGGAGACCAAGAGTGCGCACTTTCCATCGTCCCAGTTAAGGTTAAGGCAGCAAAGGGCAGCCAAGTCTTGCAAGTGTATGCTCTCCTGGATCCAGGGTCTTCTGCTACCTTCTGCTCAGAGGAGCTCATGACACGTCTCAATCTCAAAGGAAGGAGAACACAAATTCTTCTACGAACAATGAATCAGGAAAATTCTGTTCCCACGCATGTTGTCTCAGGAATTGAAGTTTCAGCATTGGACAGCGACAACTTCTCACCTCTTCCTGACACTTTCACTCAGAAGAAAATGCCAGTAACCACTAACAACATCCCAAGACAGAGTGACTTAGCGCAATGGGCGTATTTAAGTGAAGTCAAAATCCCCTCTATTAGTGCAAAGGTAGAGCTGTTAATTGGAACAAATGCTCCAACCCTGATAGAGCCGTGGGAGGTTGTTAACAGCCAAAGTGGGGGCCCTTATGCAGCTAGAACACTATTGGGGTGGGTTGTAAATGGGCCACTTAGAAGTGAAACTGGCAGTGCAAAAAGTGTTACGGTGAATAAGATTTCAGTGGCAAGGCTAGAGGAGCTTCTGATCTCACAGTACAATCAGGATTTTTCTGAAGTTGCCTCTGAGGAGACAACTGAAGTTTCTATTGAGGACAAAGGATTTCTGAAAATGGCCAATGAGGCAGTTCTGAATGATGGACATTACAATCTGAAATTGCCCTTCAGAAAGGCTGATGTCTGTATGCCAAACAATCGCCAAATTGCAGAACAGCGCCTCCAGAGCCTAAGAAGGAAAATGGAAAAGGATGAGCAATATAAACAGGAATATGTTGCATTTTTCAATGACATCTTTGAGAGTAATTATGCAGAGGAGGTCCCACAGGAAGAACTTGCACAGTCAACAGGAAAGGTATGGTACTTGCCACACCACGGGGTGTACCACCCTAAAAAGAAAAAGCTCAGAGTAGTCTTTGATTGTGCTGCCTCTTACCAGGGTGTATCCCTTAACACCGAACTGCTGCAGGGACCTGACCTGACAAATTCCCTCATTGGAGTCATCATGAGATTTCGCAAAGAGCCTGTTGCAATCATGTCGGACATCAAGTCAATGTTCCATCAGGTTAGAGTAGCCAGATCTGATGTTAATTACTTGCGATTCCTGTGGTGGCCAAAAGGTGAGACCAGTCAAGCACCCAAGGAACACCGTATGCTTGTACACATATTCGGTGCAGTGTCCTCCCCTAGCATTGCAAGCTTTGCATTAAGAAAAACTGCTGCGGACAATGAGTGTTGTTTTCCCCCTCAAGTAGCCGAAACAGTCCGGCACAACTTTTATGTGGACGACTGTGCAAAGTCTGTGGCCAAGGAATCAGACGCCATCCAGCTGGTGAAAGATGTCACTGCACTATGCAGCAAAGGTGGGTTCCAACTCACTCAGTGGGTCAGCAATAACAGGGCAGTTTTAGCATCAATCCCTAAAGAACACAGAGCAAAGGAAATCAAAACACTGGATCTCGACAAAGACAGTTTGCCCATTGAAAGAGCACTGGGACTGCAGTGGTGCGTGGATTCTGACCGTTTCCAATTCAACATCAACCTGAGCCAAAAGCCACACACCCGCAGAGGCATACTCTCTGTTGTTAGTTCCATCTTTGATCCACTAGGCTTTCTtgctcctctcattctcccagCTAAGCAGTTGCTACAAGAGCTCTGCCAGCGAGGCTTCGGATGGGATGAGCCTCTGCCCCAGACAGTGTCTGAAAAGTGGATGGAATGGACCAACAGCCTGGATAGGATCAAAGGCTTCAGTGTGCCACGCTGTTTGAAACCAAAGGGCTATGGAATGACAAGCCATGCCGAGCTTCACCACTTCGCCGACGCCAGTGAGAGTGGCTATGGCTCAGTCAGCTACATCAGACAGTTGAACCAGCAGGATGTCATTCACGTCACTTTGGTCCTTGGAAAGTCCAGAGTTCTTCCCCTTAAGAACATCACCGTGCCACGACTGGAGCTGGCAGCTGCAGCTTTGCTGGTGAAGGTAGATAGAATGCTGAGAGGAGAGTTACACCTTGACCTAAAGCCTTCATGTTTCTGGACTGATAGCCAAACAGTGCTCAAGTACATTGCAAATGACCGAGCAAGGTATAAGACCTATGTAGCCAATAGGGTCTCACTGATTCGGGACAATACAGACCTGTCCCAATGGAGATACGTAAGCAGCAAGGACAATCCTGCTGATGATTCATCCAGAGGATTGAATGCAGGAAGATTCATGGAGCAAAGGAGATGGATACATGCCCCTGAATTCTTATGGAACACAAAGGAAAGTTGGCCAGAGGAGGAAGTATTGGACTCTGTGTCACAGGACGATCCAGAGGTCAGGAAAAGTGCTACTGTATTGGCAGCAGTAGTGAACCCTGCGACACCCACAGACCAGCTTATTTCGTTCTTTTCTGACTGGAGGAGACTACTCAAAGCAGTGGCATGGTTTATCAGACTGAAAAAGATGTTGATGCTGATTGTGAAAAGAGGAATGGAGCAGCCCTCGTCTCAAGTCAGCACCCGCTCAAGCAGGAAAAAGGTGAGGATACAAATTGAAGCCATCAGGACCTACCTTGGTGGGCAGCTCCTCACTGTTGAAGATCTTGCAGAGGCAGAAAGGTCAGTCGTCACATACACCCAAGGACAAGCCTTCGGTGCTGAAATTGCAACCCTGGAGATGATCCCACCTAGAGTGCACAAGGGCAGTAAGATCTGCAGGCTTGATCCTGTCCTAGACGAGGGCATTCTGAGAGTAGGTGGCCGACTGCACAAATCTGCAATGCCTGAGGAAACCAAACACCCCTGCATCTTGCCCAAAGACTCGCACATCTCGATACTGCTCTTAAGACACATCCATGAACGATGTGGCCACAATGGCAGAAACCACATGCTATCGGAGCTCCGGAAAAAGTACTGGATTTTAAAAGGCAACTCAGTTGCCAGGAAGGTGCTCTCAAAATGTGTCATGTGTCGACGTTCAAGGGGCAAGGCAAGTGAACAGAAGATGGCGGATTTGCCGTTAGAAAGAATCCTACCTGACCTCCCTCCATTTACCAATGTCGGGTTGGACTACTTTGGCCCGTTTGAAGTGAAACGAGGGAGAACTGCCATCAAAAG ATTTGTCTGCAGGAGGGGCCAGGTGAAGCACATCAGGTCTGATAATGGAACAAACCTGGTGGGTGCACACGGAGAGCTCAAGAAGGCCCTGAAGTCACTGAACGAGAGGAAAATCCAAGATGCCCTGCTTCCAGATGGAATCGAATGGAGTTTCAATCCACCATCAGCATCACACCATGGCGGAGCCTGGGAAAGGCTCATAAGATCTGTCCGCCAGGTGCTGAACTCTACTCTCCATCAACAGTCCATCGATGATGAAGGCCTCCAAACACTGTTTTGCGAGGTGGAGGCAATCCTGAACAATCGtcctctctgcacagtgtccTCAGACCCACATGACCTAGAGCCACTGACCCCAAATCACATCCTGCTATTGAAAGCCAAGCCAATCCTACCCCCTGGAACCTTCTTGAAGTCCGACATCTATGCCAGACGTCGCTGGAAACAGGTCCAGTACATGGCCGATCTTTTCTGGCAAAGGTGGACCAAAGAATatcttctgctgctgcaggagaggCAGAAATGGACTTCACTAAAGAGGAACCTTAGTGTCGGAGACATTGTCCTGGTCGTTGACCCCACTGCTCCTCGAGGGTCCTGGCCATTAGGAAGAGTGCTGGAGACGAAACCTGATGCAAGGGGTCTAGTGCGGTCAGTGAAGCTCAAGACAAAAACTTCAGTCCTTGAGAGGCCCATAACCAAGCTGTGCCAAATCCTTGAGTCTGAAGAGTGA